A window from Streptomyces subrutilus encodes these proteins:
- a CDS encoding MbtH family protein, with amino-acid sequence MSNPFDNQDGTFLVLVNDEGQHSLWPAFARRPEGWTVALAEGPRDGALAYVEEHWTDMRPAGLRASAGAGSA; translated from the coding sequence GTGTCGAACCCCTTTGACAACCAGGACGGAACCTTCCTCGTGCTGGTGAACGACGAAGGCCAGCACTCCCTCTGGCCCGCCTTCGCCCGGCGCCCCGAGGGCTGGACGGTGGCCCTGGCCGAGGGCCCGCGCGACGGCGCCCTCGCCTACGTGGAGGAGCACTGGACGGACATGCGTCCGGCCGGGCTCCGCGCGTCCGCCGGCGCCGGATCCGCCTGA
- a CDS encoding NADH oxidase, with the protein MVVDQGAGGDALLLTSRWGQDRLDRPSPAVREALRRMELGPVLLGNAVSGTEELRLLTLPTLTRLSHLVVRTLGVDDLKGPLLSVFPLSPAAPFVLIRQPGERRVRLPRHVALTVPESGTGCVLESVDSTHRVVLHRPEAAWVAMMLAWPTTLAAASAALPLPPNVTEDIFGYLSAAGMVAPADEPADGPADGPAARSA; encoded by the coding sequence GTGGTCGTCGACCAGGGCGCGGGCGGCGACGCGCTGCTGCTCACCAGCCGCTGGGGTCAGGACCGGCTCGACCGGCCCAGTCCCGCGGTGCGCGAGGCGCTCCGCAGGATGGAGCTCGGCCCGGTGCTGCTGGGCAACGCCGTGAGCGGGACGGAGGAACTGCGCCTCCTCACGCTGCCCACCCTCACCCGGCTGTCCCACCTGGTGGTGCGCACGCTCGGCGTGGACGACCTGAAGGGGCCGCTGCTGTCCGTGTTCCCGCTCTCGCCCGCGGCGCCGTTCGTGTTGATCCGCCAACCCGGCGAGCGCCGGGTCCGGCTGCCCCGCCACGTGGCCCTCACCGTGCCGGAGTCGGGGACCGGATGCGTACTGGAGTCCGTCGACTCGACGCACCGGGTGGTGCTGCACCGGCCCGAGGCGGCCTGGGTGGCGATGATGCTGGCCTGGCCGACCACCCTCGCGGCGGCGTCGGCCGCGCTGCCGCTGCCGCCGAACGTCACCGAGGACATCTTCGGCTACCTGTCCGCCGCCGGGATGGTCGCTCCCGCGGACGAGCCCGCCGACGGACCCGCCGACGGACCCGCCGCCCGGTCCGCCTAG
- a CDS encoding ATP-binding cassette domain-containing protein, translating into MAIRAEGLRKSYAGHEALGGVDLEVPAGTVLGLLGPNGAGKTTTVRMLATLLEPDGGHATVAGYDIVREPREVRRRIGLAGQYAAVDEMLTGRENLELIGTLVHLGRAAARTRAQELLERFDLTAAGDRQARTYSGGMRRRLDLAACLVATPSVLFLDEPTTGLDPVSRMGLWTVVRDLVEDGVTVLLTTQYLEEADFLADRIAVIDTGRVIAEGTPDELKRKVGEERLEVTVAVPGRLSDAVSALRRITAAEPVVDTARGVVSIPVGDGLGTIESAAGTLRLEGVEVSDFALRRPTLDDVFVTLTGTPA; encoded by the coding sequence ATGGCGATCCGCGCGGAAGGGCTGCGCAAGAGCTACGCCGGCCACGAGGCACTGGGTGGCGTGGACCTGGAGGTCCCGGCCGGCACCGTACTGGGCCTGCTCGGTCCCAACGGCGCGGGCAAGACGACGACCGTACGGATGCTGGCGACGCTGCTCGAACCGGACGGCGGACACGCGACCGTCGCCGGGTACGACATCGTGCGCGAGCCGCGCGAGGTGCGCCGCCGGATCGGACTGGCCGGCCAGTACGCGGCGGTGGACGAGATGCTCACCGGCCGCGAGAACCTCGAACTCATCGGCACCCTCGTCCACCTGGGGCGGGCCGCGGCCCGCACCAGGGCGCAGGAGCTGCTGGAACGGTTCGACCTGACCGCGGCCGGCGACCGGCAGGCCCGCACCTACTCGGGCGGCATGCGGCGGCGGCTGGACCTGGCGGCCTGCCTGGTCGCGACGCCGTCCGTGCTGTTCCTGGACGAGCCGACCACCGGGCTGGACCCGGTGAGCCGGATGGGCCTGTGGACGGTGGTGCGGGACCTGGTCGAGGACGGGGTGACCGTCCTGCTGACCACCCAGTACCTGGAGGAGGCCGACTTCCTCGCCGACCGCATCGCGGTCATCGACACCGGCCGCGTGATCGCGGAGGGCACCCCGGACGAGCTGAAGCGCAAGGTCGGCGAGGAGCGGCTGGAGGTGACCGTGGCCGTGCCCGGCCGCCTGTCGGACGCGGTGTCCGCGCTGCGCCGGATCACGGCGGCGGAACCGGTCGTGGACACCGCGCGCGGGGTGGTCTCCATCCCGGTCGGCGACGGCCTGGGCACGATCGAGTCGGCCGCCGGAACGCTGCGGCTGGAGGGCGTGGAGGTCTCGGACTTCGCCCTGCGCCGGCCCACGCTCGACGACGTCTTCGTCACGCTCACCGGCACTCCGGCCTGA
- a CDS encoding ArsR/SmtB family transcription factor, producing the protein MQRIHFTAADVARTRLKITAGPLVESAFAYGLLGRGVSAPFARWRSQVGDRLRPGPGLPGAPGTDGEAALGVLLRIIEQGAAGGELTRVWQTAVAPYWDHLLAFLEVECEARGRVLMGGGAELLLTTLHSRITWRAPVLEIHDGPDEDIRLDGRGLVLAPSVFLAHRAGRVTRSLDPSAPVVLAFGAPPDSHQATALWDKPDGSGQSLGALVGQTRAAALHVLRASCTTTQLADRLGISAAGASQHTAVLRRTGLITTRRVRNTVLHTLTPLGAALLKGMTAQAPAAARHRPPAAAAPAGVLQHAS; encoded by the coding sequence GTGCAAAGGATCCATTTCACCGCCGCTGACGTCGCCCGCACCCGCCTGAAGATCACCGCGGGACCGCTGGTCGAGTCGGCCTTCGCCTACGGACTGCTCGGACGGGGCGTCAGCGCCCCGTTCGCGCGCTGGCGCAGCCAGGTCGGGGACCGGCTGCGACCCGGCCCCGGCCTGCCGGGCGCACCCGGCACGGACGGCGAAGCCGCCTTGGGCGTCCTGCTGCGGATCATCGAACAGGGCGCTGCGGGCGGTGAGCTCACCCGGGTCTGGCAGACCGCCGTGGCCCCGTACTGGGACCACCTGCTGGCCTTCCTCGAAGTCGAGTGCGAGGCACGGGGCCGGGTGCTGATGGGCGGCGGCGCCGAACTGCTGCTGACCACGCTGCACTCCCGGATCACCTGGCGGGCGCCGGTGCTGGAGATCCACGACGGGCCCGACGAGGACATCCGCCTGGACGGGCGCGGCCTGGTGCTCGCGCCGTCGGTGTTCCTCGCCCACCGGGCCGGCCGCGTCACGCGGAGCCTGGATCCGTCCGCTCCGGTGGTGCTGGCGTTCGGCGCGCCGCCGGACAGCCACCAGGCCACCGCCCTGTGGGACAAGCCGGACGGCAGCGGGCAGTCGCTGGGCGCGCTGGTCGGGCAGACCCGGGCCGCCGCGCTGCACGTGCTGCGGGCCAGCTGCACCACCACCCAGCTCGCCGACCGGCTCGGCATCTCGGCCGCCGGCGCCAGCCAGCACACCGCCGTGCTGCGCCGCACGGGCCTGATCACCACCCGGCGCGTGCGCAACACCGTGCTGCACACCCTGACCCCGCTGGGCGCGGCGCTGCTCAAGGGCATGACCGCGCAGGCCCCGGCCGCCGCCCGGCACCGGCCGCCCGCCGCGGCCGCTCCGGCCGGCGTCCTCCAGCACGCCTCCTGA
- a CDS encoding amino acid adenylation domain-containing protein codes for MVPAPHPSSIAGDVRPVAAESFVHLVRGHARTRPDAVAVRSGDQRITYRQLWRRALAVADALREAGAGPGDRVALWADRTAGTVAGALGVMALGAAYVPIDPTHPGERTASVLAGAAPAALLHDGAGGGALPALNVPVLDVRELPDAAGLPEPPLPGARDIAYVVFTSGSTGTPKGVMVPHGSLTNYVAWCGDLVAGPGSGSPLFGSLGFDLAMTSLWVPLAQGRTVTTVAGIWDQQTLFGEREDPYAFVKMTPSHARFFDVLAEPPRYDRVTRLLMFGGEALDPALIASLAPRLAGVRLVNHYGPTETTIGCCAYRFDRDRLPATPTVPIGRPAWNTRAYVVDEALRPVAPGAPGELVIAGRAVAAGYLGGAGGGKFLDERELGGPAGERAYRTGDTVELLARGALLYLGRGDDQLKVNGHRVELGELRHHVLAVPGVADAAFDIVRGPVDTLELFVRLGGRGPRPDAEEFSALVRKTLAGALPSALVPGAVHLVDEIVVNANGKTDLAATRARTRR; via the coding sequence ATGGTCCCAGCACCCCACCCCAGCTCGATCGCCGGCGACGTCCGGCCCGTCGCGGCCGAGTCGTTCGTGCACCTGGTCCGCGGCCACGCCCGGACCCGCCCGGACGCGGTGGCCGTACGCTCCGGCGACCAACGGATCACCTACCGGCAGTTGTGGCGGCGGGCCCTCGCCGTCGCGGACGCCCTGCGCGAGGCCGGGGCCGGCCCCGGTGACCGCGTCGCCCTGTGGGCCGACCGCACCGCCGGCACCGTCGCCGGTGCGCTGGGGGTGATGGCGCTGGGCGCGGCGTACGTGCCGATCGACCCGACGCACCCCGGCGAGCGGACCGCCTCCGTCCTGGCCGGAGCGGCCCCGGCCGCCCTGCTCCACGACGGCGCCGGCGGCGGGGCGCTGCCCGCCCTGAACGTGCCCGTGCTCGACGTGCGGGAGCTGCCGGACGCCGCCGGGCTGCCGGAACCGCCGCTGCCGGGGGCGCGGGACATCGCGTACGTGGTGTTCACCTCCGGCTCGACCGGCACTCCCAAGGGCGTCATGGTGCCGCACGGTTCGCTCACCAACTACGTGGCCTGGTGCGGCGACCTGGTGGCCGGGCCGGGCAGTGGCAGCCCGCTCTTCGGCAGCCTCGGCTTCGACCTGGCGATGACCTCCCTGTGGGTGCCGCTCGCCCAGGGCCGCACGGTCACCACGGTCGCGGGGATCTGGGACCAGCAGACCCTGTTCGGGGAGCGCGAGGACCCGTACGCCTTCGTCAAGATGACCCCCTCGCACGCCCGGTTCTTCGACGTCCTGGCCGAGCCGCCGCGCTACGACCGGGTCACGCGCCTGCTGATGTTCGGCGGCGAGGCCCTCGACCCCGCCCTGATCGCCTCGCTCGCCCCCCGGCTCGCCGGGGTCCGGCTGGTCAACCACTACGGGCCGACCGAGACCACCATCGGCTGCTGCGCGTACCGCTTCGACCGCGACCGCCTCCCCGCGACCCCCACGGTGCCCATCGGCCGGCCCGCCTGGAACACCCGGGCGTACGTGGTCGACGAGGCACTGCGCCCGGTGGCTCCGGGCGCCCCCGGCGAGCTGGTGATCGCCGGCCGGGCGGTCGCCGCCGGGTACCTCGGGGGCGCGGGCGGCGGGAAGTTCCTCGACGAGCGGGAACTGGGCGGCCCGGCCGGGGAGCGGGCCTACCGCACCGGGGACACCGTGGAGCTGCTGGCCCGGGGCGCGCTGCTCTACCTCGGCCGCGGCGACGACCAGTTGAAGGTCAACGGCCACCGGGTGGAACTGGGCGAGCTGCGCCACCACGTGCTGGCGGTGCCGGGCGTCGCGGACGCCGCCTTCGACATCGTGCGCGGACCGGTGGACACCCTGGAGCTGTTCGTCCGGCTCGGCGGGCGCGGGCCGCGCCCCGACGCGGAGGAGTTCTCCGCCCTGGTCCGCAAGACCCTGGCCGGGGCGCTGCCCTCGGCGCTGGTGCCGGGCGCCGTGCACCTGGTGGACGAGATCGTGGTGAACGCCAACGGCAAGACCGACCTCGCCGCGACCCGCGCCCGGACCCGCCGCTAG
- a CDS encoding sensor histidine kinase codes for MAEVILIVAILCYVGITILNIIGAGVEGRGLAAAMGCLGAVFGLQLLHSRPGARHAPAVRRAATLGVQALFTYLPLITLKSQWGAMAGFLAGSLLLLLPPRLGWTLYGLVGVSMLVPPVLEGRPMLDSVYLVQTTLLTGLVTFGLSRLSELVRFLHDSRDELTRAAVTRERLRFARDLHDLLGYSLSAIQLKGELIHRLILAHPAKAKQEVEDVLAISRQSLADVRRVASGYRDMSLEEEIGSARSVLSAAEVEAVTDVRMGRVSSPVDTVLATVLREAVTNVLRHSRAAQCEITAVEEAGLMTLSVTNDGVTEGYRDSSPHSGSGLGNLEIRLRAVGGELMVDRGPGDVFRLVARVPAQGGPARDDEGSVTDDGPRLVA; via the coding sequence ATGGCCGAGGTCATCCTGATTGTCGCGATCCTCTGCTATGTGGGCATCACGATCCTCAACATCATCGGTGCCGGAGTCGAAGGACGCGGCCTGGCGGCCGCCATGGGCTGCCTGGGCGCGGTCTTCGGGCTCCAGCTCCTGCACTCCCGGCCCGGCGCGCGGCACGCTCCCGCCGTGCGCCGGGCGGCGACCCTCGGTGTCCAGGCGCTCTTCACGTACCTGCCGCTCATCACCCTGAAGTCCCAGTGGGGGGCGATGGCCGGGTTCCTCGCGGGCTCCCTGCTGCTGCTCCTGCCCCCGCGGCTGGGCTGGACCCTGTACGGGCTGGTCGGCGTCAGCATGCTGGTGCCCCCGGTGCTGGAGGGGCGGCCGATGCTCGACAGCGTCTACCTCGTCCAGACCACCCTGCTGACGGGGCTGGTCACCTTCGGGCTGAGCCGGCTCTCGGAGCTGGTCCGGTTCCTGCACGACAGCCGCGACGAGCTGACCCGGGCCGCCGTCACGCGCGAACGGCTGCGCTTCGCACGCGACCTGCACGACCTGCTCGGCTACAGCCTCTCGGCCATCCAGCTCAAGGGCGAGCTCATCCACCGGCTGATCCTGGCCCATCCGGCCAAGGCCAAGCAGGAGGTCGAGGACGTCCTCGCGATCTCCCGCCAGTCGCTGGCCGACGTACGGCGGGTCGCGAGCGGCTACCGGGACATGTCGCTGGAGGAGGAGATCGGTTCGGCCCGGTCGGTGCTGAGCGCCGCCGAGGTCGAGGCGGTGACCGACGTCCGGATGGGACGGGTCAGCTCACCGGTGGACACGGTCCTGGCGACCGTGCTGCGGGAGGCCGTCACCAACGTGCTGCGGCACAGCCGGGCCGCGCAGTGCGAGATCACCGCCGTGGAGGAGGCCGGCCTGATGACGCTTTCGGTCACCAACGACGGCGTCACCGAGGGGTACCGGGACAGTTCCCCGCACAGCGGCAGCGGTCTGGGCAATCTGGAGATCCGGCTGCGCGCGGTGGGCGGGGAACTGATGGTGGACCGCGGTCCGGGCGACGTGTTCCGGCTGGTCGCGCGCGTCCCCGCGCAAGGCGGTCCGGCCCGGGACGACGAGGGTTCGGTGACGGACGACGGGCCGCGGCTCGTCGCCTGA
- a CDS encoding tryptophan 2,3-dioxygenase family protein — translation MNATAEAPPYGRILRLEELLEAACVREDDVERVLFLATHQSCEIFFAVVLRHLQDVREALDAGDGFLAARRAAPLPVIFRTLVGQFDGLATLTPAAFEAIRTALGEASGFQSAQFREIEYLCGLRDTRFLNTAGFSAAERERLRTRLEERSVQEAYRDYTAGGPDREAADAARRALLDFDEAMALWRARHAVLAERFLGGTAGTAGSDGASYLWAAARRRVLPEVWAELA, via the coding sequence GTGAACGCCACCGCCGAGGCCCCGCCGTACGGCCGAATCCTTCGGCTCGAAGAGCTCCTGGAGGCCGCCTGCGTCCGCGAGGACGACGTCGAGCGGGTGCTGTTCCTGGCCACCCACCAGTCCTGCGAGATCTTCTTCGCCGTCGTGCTGCGCCACCTCCAGGACGTGCGCGAGGCCCTGGACGCGGGCGACGGCTTCCTCGCGGCCCGCCGGGCGGCCCCGCTGCCCGTCATCTTCCGTACGCTCGTGGGCCAGTTCGACGGGCTGGCCACCCTCACCCCGGCGGCCTTCGAGGCGATCCGCACCGCCCTGGGCGAGGCCAGCGGCTTCCAATCCGCCCAGTTCCGGGAGATCGAGTACCTCTGCGGACTGCGCGACACCCGCTTCCTGAACACCGCCGGGTTCAGCGCCGCCGAGCGGGAGCGGCTGCGCACCCGGCTGGAGGAGCGCTCCGTGCAGGAGGCGTACCGCGACTACACGGCCGGCGGTCCGGACCGCGAGGCCGCCGACGCCGCCCGGCGGGCGCTGCTCGACTTCGACGAGGCGATGGCGCTGTGGCGGGCCCGGCACGCGGTGCTCGCCGAGCGGTTCCTGGGCGGCACCGCCGGCACCGCCGGCTCCGACGGGGCCTCGTACCTGTGGGCGGCGGCCCGCCGCCGGGTGCTCCCCGAGGTGTGGGCGGAACTGGCGTGA
- a CDS encoding response regulator transcription factor, with protein sequence MIRILLAEDMNMVRGALVALLNLEDDLEVVSELERGDEILAAALDVKPDIAIIDIDLPGLDGLSAAVQIHEHLPECRTLMLTSLGRPGTLRRALAAQVSGYLLKDDSPKELASAIRRVVAGQRVIDSKLALAAWSGLESPLTDRETEVLRMAAQGAEATEIAGELHLSTGTVRNYLTTVVAKLNARNRVDAIRIARDAGWLV encoded by the coding sequence GTGATCAGAATCCTGTTGGCCGAGGACATGAACATGGTGCGCGGGGCGCTCGTCGCCCTGCTCAACCTGGAGGACGACCTGGAGGTCGTCAGCGAACTGGAGCGCGGTGACGAGATACTCGCCGCCGCCCTCGACGTCAAGCCGGACATCGCCATCATCGACATCGACCTGCCCGGTCTCGACGGGCTGAGCGCCGCCGTGCAGATCCACGAGCACCTGCCCGAGTGCCGGACGCTGATGCTCACGAGCCTCGGCCGGCCCGGGACCCTGCGCCGGGCCCTGGCGGCCCAGGTCTCCGGCTACCTGCTCAAGGACGACTCGCCGAAGGAACTGGCCAGTGCCATCCGCCGGGTGGTGGCCGGCCAGCGGGTCATCGATTCCAAGCTCGCCCTGGCCGCGTGGAGCGGGCTGGAGAGCCCGCTGACCGACCGGGAGACCGAGGTGCTGCGGATGGCCGCGCAGGGGGCCGAGGCGACGGAGATCGCCGGGGAGCTCCACCTGTCCACCGGGACGGTGCGCAACTACCTGACGACGGTGGTGGCGAAGCTGAACGCGCGCAACCGGGTCGACGCCATCCGCATCGCCCGTGACGCGGGCTGGCTGGTCTGA
- a CDS encoding TOMM precursor leader peptide-binding protein, whose product MNAAGTERPAALPADEGAFVGFKSHLRPTVVPDDAAYLVSRRGVTALHGSEAEVLVPLLDGTRTVRAVRREAARVLGPEDAEAALLALADAGLIRFTVPAAAGAAGTAAVPRGEEAEAYWDLAGLDGGRAAAELARASVAIEAPTGLDPGPVADACRASGIPVTEDPRAAALVLVLCDDYLSPALAAADASHRSAGRTWLPVKLCGTDPWVGPFFEPGSGPCWHCLAVRLRGHRRSELPVRRALGLEGPVPRPAAGLAAGTALAVHIAVLETAKWLVGLRSPEQGQVQALDTLRLRTAAHPVVRLPQCAGCGDPGLVARRVMAPFVPAARPKAAGTGGGDRALTAAQMLRTYGHLVDPVTGVVKEIRRSSGAPDFVHSYVSGQNLAMESASYAGLSSGLRALNGGKGRTDDEARTSALCEAVERYSGTRHGDEPVLRDSLRALGAAAVHPNDCQLYAGRQHAEREYWNAQHSRFHYVSTPFDEARPTEWTPVWSLTGGVQRLLPTSMLYFERGGAGAQGAPWDGLWADSNGNAAGSSPEDAVVQGFLELVERDAVALWWYNRTRQPGVDLDAFAEEWTERVRAGYRRANREVWVLDLTSDLGIPVMAALSRRTDKPDQDVIFGFGAHFDPRVALRRALSEMGQLLPAVSDVRPDGSGYRITDPEPLSWWHLATVANQPYLRPDPEAAARTPANWTPMRNENLLDDVHMITELVRGMGMDLLVLDQTRPDLKLPVVKVIVPGLRHFWARFAPGRLFDVPVSLGRLASPTPYDQLNPIPMFV is encoded by the coding sequence ATGAACGCGGCCGGAACGGAGCGTCCGGCCGCGCTGCCGGCGGACGAGGGCGCGTTCGTGGGCTTCAAGTCCCACCTGAGACCGACGGTCGTACCGGACGACGCCGCCTACCTGGTGTCCCGGCGCGGGGTGACCGCCCTGCACGGCAGCGAGGCCGAGGTCCTCGTGCCGCTGCTCGACGGGACCCGTACCGTGCGGGCCGTGCGGCGTGAGGCCGCGCGGGTCCTGGGCCCCGAGGACGCCGAGGCGGCCCTGCTCGCCCTGGCCGATGCCGGGCTGATCCGCTTCACCGTGCCGGCCGCCGCGGGGGCGGCCGGGACGGCGGCGGTGCCCCGGGGCGAAGAGGCCGAGGCGTACTGGGACCTGGCCGGTCTGGACGGGGGCCGGGCCGCCGCCGAGCTGGCCCGGGCGTCGGTCGCCATCGAGGCCCCGACGGGCCTGGACCCGGGTCCGGTGGCCGACGCCTGCCGGGCGTCGGGCATCCCGGTCACCGAGGATCCGCGGGCCGCCGCCCTGGTCCTGGTGCTGTGCGACGACTACCTCTCGCCCGCGCTGGCCGCCGCGGACGCCTCGCACCGGTCCGCCGGCCGGACGTGGCTGCCGGTGAAGCTGTGCGGCACGGACCCGTGGGTCGGCCCGTTCTTCGAGCCGGGCTCCGGCCCCTGCTGGCACTGCCTGGCCGTACGGCTGCGCGGCCACCGCCGTTCCGAGCTGCCGGTGCGGCGCGCCCTGGGCCTGGAGGGTCCGGTGCCGCGGCCGGCGGCCGGACTGGCCGCCGGTACGGCGCTGGCGGTGCACATCGCCGTCCTGGAGACCGCGAAATGGCTGGTGGGGCTGCGCAGTCCGGAGCAGGGGCAGGTGCAGGCGCTGGACACGCTGCGGTTGCGCACCGCCGCCCACCCGGTGGTGCGGCTCCCCCAGTGCGCGGGCTGCGGGGACCCGGGGCTGGTGGCCCGGCGGGTCATGGCCCCCTTCGTCCCCGCGGCGCGGCCCAAGGCCGCGGGGACGGGCGGCGGCGACCGGGCCCTGACGGCGGCGCAGATGCTCCGGACGTACGGGCACCTGGTGGACCCGGTGACCGGGGTCGTCAAGGAGATCCGGCGGTCGTCCGGGGCCCCGGACTTCGTCCACTCCTACGTGTCCGGCCAGAACCTGGCGATGGAGTCGGCGTCGTACGCCGGGCTGAGCTCCGGACTGCGCGCGCTCAACGGCGGCAAGGGCCGTACCGACGACGAGGCGCGCACCAGCGCGCTGTGCGAGGCGGTCGAGCGCTACAGCGGGACCCGCCACGGCGACGAACCGGTCCTGCGGGATTCGCTGCGCGCCCTGGGCGCGGCCGCCGTGCACCCCAACGACTGCCAGCTGTACGCCGGCCGGCAGCACGCGGAGCGGGAGTACTGGAACGCGCAGCACTCCCGGTTCCACTACGTCTCCACGCCCTTCGACGAGGCCCGGCCCACCGAATGGACCCCGGTGTGGTCGCTCACCGGGGGCGTCCAGCGGCTGCTGCCCACCTCGATGCTGTACTTCGAGCGGGGCGGGGCGGGGGCGCAGGGCGCTCCCTGGGACGGGCTGTGGGCGGATTCCAACGGCAACGCGGCGGGCAGCAGCCCGGAGGACGCCGTGGTGCAGGGCTTCCTGGAGCTGGTGGAGCGGGACGCGGTGGCCCTGTGGTGGTACAACCGGACCCGCCAGCCCGGGGTGGACCTGGACGCCTTCGCGGAGGAGTGGACCGAGCGGGTCCGTGCCGGTTACCGACGGGCGAACCGGGAGGTGTGGGTCCTCGACCTCACCTCCGACCTGGGGATACCGGTGATGGCCGCGCTGTCGCGGCGTACGGACAAGCCCGACCAGGACGTCATCTTCGGCTTCGGCGCGCACTTCGATCCGCGGGTGGCGCTGCGCCGGGCGCTCTCGGAGATGGGCCAGTTGCTGCCCGCGGTGAGCGACGTCCGTCCGGACGGCTCGGGCTACCGGATCACCGATCCGGAGCCGCTGTCCTGGTGGCACCTGGCGACGGTCGCCAACCAGCCCTATCTGCGCCCCGATCCGGAGGCGGCGGCGCGAACTCCGGCGAACTGGACGCCGATGCGCAATGAGAATCTACTCGATGATGTGCACATGATCACCGAATTGGTACGGGGAATGGGGATGGACTTGCTCGTTCTGGACCAGACCCGCCCGGATCTGAAACTTCCGGTTGTGAAAGTCATCGTTCCCGGACTGCGCCACTTCTGGGCCCGATTCGCTCCCGGCCGCCTTTTCGACGTTCCGGTCTCCCTCGGCCGACTGGCTTCTCCCACACCATACGACCAGCTCAACCCCATCCCGATGTTCGTATGA
- a CDS encoding alpha/beta hydrolase, whose amino-acid sequence MSTAGLDLDYSPSSLVPDLDVHLARYAADSARARETLPAHLDLPCGPLPEQRLDLFPAADPGAPLVVFVHGGYWQELSRSEAAFAAADFVAAGVSFAALGYGLAPGYGMRAITAMAADSVRRVCAGRARLPGAPSAVHLAGHSAGAHLVASALLDTAGWRAAGLDAAAEIASATLVSGVYALEPLTGTYVNDALGMDAAEARELSPLLRLTAGAAALPPLVVARGERETAAFGRQQAEFAGAARAGGADVAELVVPGRHHFDLPFDLGRPDTALGAALARRIRG is encoded by the coding sequence GTGAGCACCGCCGGACTCGACCTCGACTACTCGCCCAGCTCCCTCGTCCCCGACCTCGACGTGCACCTCGCGCGGTACGCCGCCGACAGCGCACGCGCCCGGGAGACCCTGCCGGCGCACCTGGACCTGCCGTGCGGACCGCTGCCGGAGCAGCGGCTCGACCTGTTCCCCGCGGCCGACCCGGGGGCGCCGCTGGTGGTCTTCGTGCACGGCGGCTACTGGCAGGAGCTCAGCAGGTCCGAAGCGGCCTTCGCGGCGGCGGACTTCGTGGCCGCGGGCGTCTCCTTCGCGGCGCTCGGCTACGGTCTGGCGCCCGGGTACGGGATGCGCGCCATCACCGCCATGGCCGCCGACTCCGTACGCCGTGTCTGCGCGGGCCGGGCCCGGCTGCCCGGCGCCCCCTCGGCCGTGCACCTCGCCGGACACTCCGCCGGGGCCCACCTGGTGGCCTCGGCGCTCCTGGACACGGCCGGCTGGCGTGCGGCGGGTCTGGACGCGGCGGCCGAGATCGCCTCCGCGACGCTGGTCAGCGGCGTGTACGCGCTGGAGCCGCTGACGGGCACCTACGTCAACGACGCGCTCGGCATGGACGCCGCCGAGGCCCGCGAGCTCAGCCCGCTGCTCCGGCTGACCGCCGGGGCCGCGGCGCTGCCGCCGCTGGTCGTGGCCCGGGGCGAGCGCGAGACGGCGGCCTTCGGGCGGCAGCAGGCGGAGTTCGCCGGGGCCGCGCGGGCGGGCGGCGCGGACGTGGCGGAGCTGGTGGTGCCCGGACGGCACCACTTCGACCTGCCCTTCGACCTCGGGCGGCCGGACACCGCCCTCGGGGCGGCCCTCGCCCGCCGGATCCGGGGGTGA
- a CDS encoding 4'-phosphopantetheinyl transferase family protein, translating to MIRSLLPAGAVGADAFGDAPEGVLLPAEEAAVAGVAAGRRREFATVRHCARRALRELAGDRPGGAARDPVALLPDRDGVPRWPGGTVGSMTHTRGYRAAAVAPAARVTRLGIDAEPDRPLRAGVLETIALPAERSALAAASGAGGACRDRLLFCAKEAAYKAWFPHVRIRLGFRDVEIVFDARAGALPAAGLPAAGAPAVLGGFRAYVRHGSGDVLRGRWGAGSGLLVAVVADDADDASVEAAHGPPGADRGH from the coding sequence GTGATCCGGTCCCTGCTGCCCGCCGGAGCCGTCGGCGCGGATGCCTTCGGGGACGCCCCCGAAGGGGTGCTGCTGCCGGCCGAGGAGGCGGCGGTGGCCGGCGTCGCGGCCGGGCGGCGGCGCGAGTTCGCCACCGTACGGCACTGCGCCCGCCGGGCCCTGCGCGAGCTCGCCGGGGACCGGCCCGGCGGGGCCGCGCGGGATCCGGTGGCGCTGCTGCCCGACCGGGACGGCGTGCCCCGCTGGCCCGGCGGGACCGTGGGGAGCATGACCCACACCCGGGGCTACCGGGCCGCCGCCGTCGCCCCGGCCGCGCGCGTGACCCGGCTCGGCATCGACGCGGAGCCGGACCGGCCGCTGCGCGCGGGGGTGCTGGAGACCATCGCGCTGCCGGCCGAGCGGTCGGCGCTGGCGGCCGCCTCCGGGGCCGGCGGCGCGTGCCGGGACCGGCTGTTGTTCTGCGCCAAGGAGGCCGCGTACAAGGCCTGGTTCCCGCACGTCCGGATCCGGCTCGGCTTCCGCGACGTGGAGATCGTCTTCGACGCCCGGGCCGGCGCGCTCCCGGCCGCCGGGCTCCCCGCCGCCGGGGCCCCGGCCGTCCTGGGCGGGTTCCGGGCGTACGTCCGGCACGGCTCCGGAGACGTGCTGCGGGGCCGCTGGGGCGCCGGAAGCGGACTGCTCGTCGCGGTCGTCGCCGACGACGCGGACGACGCCTCCGTCGAAGCGGCCCACGGCCCGCCGGGTGCGGACCGTGGACATTAG